In Bacteroidia bacterium, one genomic interval encodes:
- a CDS encoding choice-of-anchor Q domain-containing protein, with protein sequence MHKNNFFRFFLLQLFVVLIACRKDQLLTDASAKLNFSEDTVLFDTVFASIGSTTQYLLVYNNHNRPIKISSIRLAGGTSSPFRMNVDGVAANSLNDIEIRAKDSLWIFIEVTIDPTSDKTPFIVTDSIIFETNGNIQDVDLVAYGKNAHFITPKHAITFSDGSGLPYSIIGEGSPCGTVIEWDSLLPYVVYGYAVVDSCLTLKINAGTKVYFYNNSGLWVYRYGNLQVDGTLEHPVLFTSSRLENSYSEVPNQWDRIWINEGGVNTINHAIIKNGLYGVQAEDVQYDGTIGDAPTQLNIYNSVIRNMTVGLLARSFQITAYNNIISDCKSYGAVFSQGGNYTLKQNTIANYWRYSQRSTPAFFMNDFVNDGTANVHIPLSITVDNCIIYGNNDNEIEKDLLDSLADTYSFRNCLIKVDEKVTPVSVIPAFINTFKNQDPQFEDYAKYDFRLKDTSPAIDAGDGALLTVPELNTDIDGNIRPQGAAPDIGALEKK encoded by the coding sequence ATGCATAAAAACAACTTTTTCAGATTTTTTTTATTACAATTATTTGTTGTTCTTATTGCCTGCAGGAAAGATCAGTTGTTGACCGATGCTTCTGCCAAACTCAATTTTTCTGAAGACACGGTTTTATTCGATACCGTTTTTGCATCAATAGGAAGTACCACGCAATACCTTTTGGTTTACAACAATCATAATCGACCTATAAAAATTTCTTCCATCAGACTTGCAGGTGGCACAAGCTCTCCATTTAGAATGAATGTTGATGGTGTAGCTGCCAACAGTCTTAACGACATTGAAATACGTGCCAAGGATAGTCTTTGGATTTTTATTGAAGTAACTATTGATCCTACAAGTGACAAAACACCATTTATTGTTACAGACTCTATAATCTTTGAAACCAATGGAAATATACAGGATGTAGATTTGGTGGCTTATGGAAAAAATGCTCACTTCATCACACCAAAACATGCCATTACATTTTCTGATGGCAGCGGACTACCCTACTCCATCATTGGCGAAGGTTCGCCTTGTGGAACTGTTATTGAATGGGACAGTTTATTACCCTATGTTGTTTATGGCTATGCTGTGGTTGATAGTTGTCTTACACTAAAGATTAATGCCGGAACAAAAGTTTACTTCTACAACAATTCAGGTTTATGGGTTTACAGGTATGGCAATCTACAAGTTGATGGCACTTTGGAACATCCGGTGTTGTTTACCAGTTCGCGCCTGGAAAATTCCTACAGCGAGGTCCCCAATCAGTGGGACAGAATCTGGATTAACGAAGGTGGTGTCAATACAATCAATCATGCCATCATTAAAAATGGTTTGTATGGTGTGCAAGCCGAAGATGTACAGTATGACGGCACCATCGGTGATGCACCTACACAATTGAACATCTACAACAGTGTTATTCGAAATATGACTGTGGGTTTGCTGGCACGAAGTTTTCAAATTACAGCCTATAACAACATTATCAGCGACTGTAAAAGTTACGGTGCTGTTTTTTCGCAAGGCGGTAATTATACCTTAAAACAAAATACCATTGCCAATTATTGGCGCTACTCGCAGCGCAGCACGCCTGCATTTTTTATGAATGATTTTGTGAATGATGGCACTGCCAATGTTCACATTCCGCTAAGCATCACCGTTGACAATTGTATTATTTATGGCAATAACGACAATGAAATTGAAAAAGATTTGCTCGACAGTCTGGCAGATACTTACAGTTTCAGAAATTGCCTGATAAAGGTTGACGAAAAAGTGACTCCTGTGAGTGTAATACCTGCTTTTATCAATACATTTAAAAATCAGGATCCGCAGTTTGAAGATTATGCCAAGTATGATTTCAGATTAAAAGATACGTCTCCTGCCATTGATGCCGGTGATGGTGCCTTGCTGACAGTTCCTGAACTCAACACAGACATTGACGGAAATATCAGACCGCAAGGTGCTGCCCCTGATATTGGTGCATTGGAAAAAAAATAG
- a CDS encoding RluA family pseudouridine synthase, with protein sequence MRTELEQEGNASEHLEQDELFEHHRIIVDSGQEQVRIDKFLTSRMANVTRNRLQVAIDNGSILVNNLPTKANYKVKPGDIIRVVLPYPVREIELLCEDIPLNIVYEDKYIVVVNKPAGMVVHPAYGNYTGTLSNAMAGHFYPELKGQALPKDVFKPGMAHRIDKNTSGLLVVAKDEDTLNYLALQFYERTISRNYIALAWGDLKLDKGEIEGHVGRNKINRKVMDVFPDGSHGKYAKTHYEVIERFGYVTLLKLKLETGRTHQIRVHMQHIGHPLFGDFEYGGDKILKGTTENKYKSFIHNCFELMPYQALHAQSLGFMHPVNGERKFFEADLPENFLNLLEKWRNYTSSSHRDG encoded by the coding sequence ATGAGAACTGAATTAGAACAAGAAGGAAATGCATCAGAGCATCTGGAGCAGGACGAACTCTTTGAGCATCACCGCATAATAGTGGATAGTGGGCAAGAGCAGGTGAGAATAGATAAGTTTCTTACCTCTAGAATGGCAAATGTTACACGCAACAGATTGCAGGTAGCCATTGATAATGGAAGTATTTTGGTAAATAATCTACCTACAAAGGCAAATTATAAGGTTAAACCCGGAGATATAATCAGAGTTGTATTACCTTATCCGGTTCGTGAAATTGAATTGTTATGCGAAGATATTCCTTTGAATATTGTGTATGAAGACAAATATATTGTAGTAGTAAATAAACCGGCTGGCATGGTTGTTCATCCTGCTTATGGTAATTATACCGGAACTTTGTCCAATGCAATGGCCGGGCATTTTTATCCTGAATTAAAAGGTCAGGCTTTGCCAAAAGATGTTTTTAAACCAGGCATGGCACACCGTATTGATAAAAACACATCGGGGTTGCTGGTAGTTGCAAAAGATGAGGATACACTTAATTATCTGGCTTTGCAGTTTTATGAACGCACCATCAGCAGAAACTATATTGCATTGGCATGGGGAGATTTAAAACTAGATAAAGGCGAAATAGAAGGCCATGTGGGTAGGAATAAAATCAACAGAAAAGTTATGGATGTATTTCCTGATGGCAGTCATGGCAAGTATGCAAAAACGCACTATGAGGTTATAGAACGGTTTGGATATGTTACTTTGTTAAAACTTAAATTAGAAACAGGGAGAACACATCAGATTCGAGTACACATGCAACATATTGGTCATCCTTTGTTTGGTGATTTTGAATATGGTGGCGATAAGATTTTAAAAGGCACAACAGAAAATAAATATAAATCATTTATACATAATTGTTTTGAACTGATGCCCTATCAGGCACTACATGCACAGTCACTCGGTTTTATGCATCCAGTAAATGGAGAGAGAAAATTTTTTGAAGCAGATCTGCCGGAGAATTTTCTGAATTTGTTGGAAAAATGGCGCAATTATACATCATCGTCACATCGTGACGGATGA
- the paaI gene encoding hydroxyphenylacetyl-CoA thioesterase PaaI has translation MENHKHAQKVVNHMMEHDRFSQWLGIKCLVMEAGKSIIQMQVREEMLNGFGLIHGGIAFSLADSALAFASNAYGRLSVALECSISYPAPVNNGDTLTATAEELSLTNRIGVYQITISNQQGVKVAFFKGTVYRTSKEYFK, from the coding sequence ATGGAGAATCATAAACATGCTCAAAAAGTTGTTAACCACATGATGGAACATGACCGTTTCAGTCAGTGGTTAGGCATTAAATGTTTGGTTATGGAAGCCGGAAAAAGTATCATTCAAATGCAGGTGCGTGAAGAAATGCTCAATGGCTTCGGCTTAATACATGGTGGCATTGCATTTTCTTTAGCCGACAGTGCCCTGGCTTTTGCTTCCAATGCCTATGGTAGGTTATCTGTGGCTTTAGAATGTTCTATTTCCTACCCTGCTCCGGTAAACAATGGCGACACACTCACTGCAACAGCAGAAGAGCTTTCATTGACCAATCGCATTGGAGTCTATCAAATTACTATCAGCAATCAGCAAGGTGTCAAAGTAGCTTTTTTCAAAGGCACTGTTTATCGTACCAGCAAAGAATATTTTAAATAA
- a CDS encoding ATP-binding cassette domain-containing protein encodes MTDTIVSLQEANIYVKKNLILTGVNLHVQKNEFVYLIGKTGSGKSSLLRVLFGDIKLNQGQGNVAGFSLNKLKNKEIPFLRRKLGIVFQDFQLLGDRTAKDNLLFVLKATGWTNKQKTDDRINEVLQKVGLGTKGFKMPHELSGGEQQRLAIARALLNEPELILADEPSGNLDPETSNEIMNLFFELSKSRCSVIMATHNYSLIERFPARIIKLETGKVLES; translated from the coding sequence ATGACGGACACCATTGTTTCACTTCAGGAAGCTAACATTTACGTTAAAAAAAATCTGATTCTCACAGGTGTCAACCTGCATGTTCAGAAAAATGAATTCGTTTATCTTATTGGTAAAACTGGTAGCGGAAAGAGTTCGTTGCTCCGTGTTTTATTTGGTGACATTAAATTAAATCAGGGACAAGGCAATGTTGCAGGATTCAGTCTCAATAAGCTTAAGAATAAAGAAATCCCGTTTTTAAGAAGAAAATTAGGCATCGTATTTCAGGATTTTCAATTATTAGGTGACCGCACTGCAAAAGACAACTTACTATTTGTTTTAAAAGCCACAGGTTGGACCAACAAACAAAAAACTGACGACAGGATAAATGAAGTTCTGCAAAAAGTGGGCTTAGGCACTAAAGGATTCAAAATGCCACATGAACTTTCAGGAGGAGAACAACAGCGTTTAGCCATTGCACGTGCATTACTTAACGAACCCGAACTCATTCTTGCTGATGAACCATCGGGTAACCTCGACCCTGAAACAAGTAATGAAATTATGAACTTATTTTTTGAACTCAGTAAGTCGCGATGTTCAGTAATAATGGCTACACATAATTATTCCTTGATTGAGCGTTTTCCTGCTAGAATTATTAAATTAGAAACAGGAAAAGTTTTAGAAAGTTAA
- a CDS encoding sigma-70 family RNA polymerase sigma factor produces MRQLKITKQVTNRETYSLDKYLSEIGKLPLLTSEEEVKYARKIKEGDQHALEMLTKSNLRFVVSVAKQYQNQGITLGDLINEGNLGLIKAAYRFDETRGFKFISYAVWWIRQSILQAISEQARIVRLPVNKLGFINKINKTYAQLEQDFEREPSNEEIANVLHANIDEINDTLRSAGKHISMDAPLLQGEDGNMLDLIPTEDGQSPEVSLMSESLKREIERALTTLTPREADVIRLYFGLTPEPAMTLEEIGERFELTRERVRQIKEKAIRRLKHTSRSKILKAYLG; encoded by the coding sequence ATGCGTCAGTTAAAAATTACAAAACAAGTTACCAACCGCGAGACCTATTCTTTAGACAAATACCTGAGTGAGATTGGTAAGTTGCCATTACTGACATCGGAAGAAGAAGTAAAGTATGCCAGAAAAATTAAAGAGGGCGACCAACATGCTTTAGAAATGTTGACAAAATCGAACCTTCGTTTTGTGGTTTCTGTTGCCAAACAATATCAGAATCAGGGTATAACACTTGGTGATTTGATAAATGAAGGTAATCTTGGTCTAATAAAAGCTGCTTATCGCTTTGATGAAACCCGTGGGTTTAAATTCATTTCGTATGCGGTTTGGTGGATTCGCCAAAGCATTTTACAAGCTATTTCCGAACAGGCACGTATTGTCAGGCTTCCTGTAAATAAATTAGGTTTTATCAATAAGATAAATAAAACATACGCACAGCTTGAGCAAGATTTCGAAAGAGAACCTTCAAACGAGGAAATTGCAAACGTACTTCATGCCAACATTGATGAAATAAACGATACCCTTCGTTCGGCAGGAAAACATATTTCTATGGATGCACCACTCTTGCAGGGAGAGGATGGCAATATGCTTGATTTAATTCCTACAGAAGATGGACAAAGCCCGGAAGTTTCATTGATGAGCGAATCACTTAAAAGAGAAATTGAACGTGCACTAACAACCTTAACCCCCCGCGAAGCTGATGTCATCAGACTGTATTTTGGGCTAACACCCGAACCTGCAATGACTCTTGAAGAAATTGGAGAAAGATTTGAACTTACACGCGAAAGAGTACGGCAAATAAAAGAGAAAGCTATTCGCAGATTGAAACATACCTCCAGAAGTAAAATTCTGAAGGCTTATTTAGGATGA
- a CDS encoding FAD-binding oxidoreductase: MAYEFYDATIIDIIDENDVVKRYFIKVPDERPFSFKAGQFVMVDLPIDSKYTNRSYSIASAPTTDNIFELCIVLNPKGMGTPYMWENYKVGTTIKLSRVLGKFQIPEPIDTDLCFICTGTGIAPLRSQVIDILNRKIPHKNLYMVFGNRWTKDILYRQEMEQLEKDYPQFKFIPVLSRENEGWTGRKGYVHQIYEEIFADKRPAKFFICGWADMLKEARQRLEAMGYDKKAIKFESYD; the protein is encoded by the coding sequence ATGGCCTACGAATTTTACGATGCAACAATTATTGATATAATTGATGAGAACGATGTAGTAAAACGCTATTTTATAAAAGTACCCGATGAGCGTCCATTTAGTTTTAAAGCCGGACAGTTTGTGATGGTTGATTTACCTATTGACTCTAAATATACCAACAGAAGCTATTCAATAGCCTCTGCCCCTACTACCGACAATATTTTTGAACTTTGTATAGTACTAAATCCAAAAGGTATGGGAACCCCCTATATGTGGGAGAATTACAAAGTAGGAACCACCATTAAACTTTCCAGAGTATTAGGTAAATTTCAGATTCCTGAACCTATTGATACAGATTTATGTTTTATATGTACAGGCACAGGAATTGCGCCATTACGTTCGCAGGTAATTGACATCCTTAATCGTAAAATTCCACATAAAAACTTATACATGGTTTTTGGAAATCGCTGGACAAAAGACATACTCTACCGGCAGGAAATGGAACAGCTGGAAAAAGATTATCCTCAGTTTAAGTTCATCCCTGTTTTATCACGGGAAAACGAAGGATGGACCGGGCGCAAAGGATATGTGCATCAGATATATGAGGAAATTTTTGCTGATAAACGCCCTGCAAAGTTTTTTATCTGCGGCTGGGCCGATATGCTAAAAGAAGCTCGTCAGCGCTTGGAGGCCATGGGATATGATAAGAAAGCCATTAAGTTTGAGTCGTACGACTAA
- a CDS encoding outer membrane beta-barrel protein produces the protein MTSKRILLLTAALLSSMASFAQFAFNPQVGLSVAKLRNLESDESTKARVGWHAGADFRIGRRFYVQPGIYYWQTSTAFINDSLNIQTDLQRSDIKLNARLGLNLLDDENAKIRFSLGPSYNVLVSKSAKSDDLDKVSLGELEDNFNNGVFNFDAGLGVDFWIITFDLGYSIGLSDALDNTAYYKSEARYGTFYFNVGLVIGNATSSK, from the coding sequence ATGACTTCAAAAAGAATTCTTTTGTTGACGGCCGCACTTCTGAGTAGCATGGCATCATTTGCACAGTTTGCATTCAATCCTCAGGTAGGTTTGTCTGTTGCAAAACTTAGAAACCTGGAAAGCGATGAATCTACCAAAGCACGTGTGGGATGGCATGCCGGTGCCGATTTCAGAATTGGAAGACGGTTTTATGTTCAACCCGGAATCTATTATTGGCAAACCTCCACAGCCTTCATCAATGATTCTTTAAATATTCAAACCGATCTTCAACGCAGTGATATTAAACTTAATGCTCGTCTTGGACTGAATCTTCTTGATGATGAAAATGCAAAAATCAGATTCAGTCTTGGGCCTTCTTATAATGTTTTAGTTTCAAAAAGTGCCAAGAGCGATGACCTGGACAAAGTATCTCTTGGAGAACTTGAAGACAATTTCAATAATGGTGTTTTTAATTTTGATGCAGGTCTTGGAGTTGATTTCTGGATAATAACTTTTGATTTAGGTTATAGTATCGGACTTTCTGATGCACTTGATAACACCGCATATTACAAGTCTGAAGCACGATACGGTACATTTTATTTTAATGTTGGACTTGTTATCGGAAATGCTACTTCTAGTAAATAA
- a CDS encoding fructose-6-phosphate aldolase — protein MYLLKIKGTAKIPDYVQMRDDNFTLIAYFRADRPEKAIAKAGLSDKEEYLLKIIAEIPFGKVQKIDL, from the coding sequence ATGTATCTTCTTAAAATCAAAGGCACAGCCAAAATTCCGGATTATGTTCAAATGCGCGATGATAACTTTACACTCATTGCCTATTTCAGAGCAGACAGACCGGAGAAAGCCATTGCCAAAGCCGGACTTTCGGATAAAGAAGAATATCTTTTAAAAATAATTGCCGAAATCCCATTCGGTAAGGTTCAAAAAATAGACTTATGA
- the plsY gene encoding glycerol-3-phosphate 1-O-acyltransferase PlsY: MINAENITLLLAAYMFGSIPSAVWIGKVFFNTDVREYGSGNAGATNTFRVLGPKAGVPVLLMDIAKGWIAVQLATYFGEYMPATQQFINFKLTLGAAALLGHIFPVFAGFRGGKGVATLLGILWGVNPPAAVICMGVFLLFFLTTGYVSLGSMAAAVSFPFIVMWWLNETVTSMNVFAIAVPILVLITHQKNIERILKRTENRVYLFRRKH; the protein is encoded by the coding sequence ATGATTAATGCCGAAAACATTACTCTTTTATTAGCAGCCTACATGTTTGGCTCCATTCCATCTGCTGTTTGGATAGGAAAGGTTTTTTTCAATACTGATGTTCGCGAGTACGGAAGCGGTAATGCCGGTGCAACAAATACATTTCGTGTGTTAGGCCCCAAAGCGGGAGTGCCTGTATTATTGATGGATATTGCCAAAGGCTGGATAGCAGTACAATTAGCTACTTATTTTGGGGAATATATGCCTGCAACACAACAGTTTATTAACTTTAAACTTACACTTGGTGCGGCAGCTTTATTAGGACATATTTTTCCTGTCTTTGCAGGATTCAGAGGTGGTAAAGGAGTAGCTACATTACTCGGAATTCTATGGGGTGTCAATCCACCTGCAGCAGTAATATGTATGGGCGTTTTTTTACTTTTCTTTTTAACAACAGGCTATGTTTCATTAGGCTCTATGGCTGCTGCTGTTTCTTTTCCATTTATTGTTATGTGGTGGCTAAATGAAACAGTAACGAGTATGAATGTTTTTGCAATTGCAGTTCCAATACTGGTGTTAATTACACATCAAAAAAATATTGAGCGTATTCTTAAAAGAACAGAGAACCGGGTTTACCTTTTCAGACGAAAGCACTAG
- the pcaF gene encoding 3-oxoadipyl-CoA thiolase, producing MKQAYIVDGIRTPVGNYGGALSSVRPDDMASLVIKELMTRNASLSPEKIEDVILGCANQAGEDNRDVARMAVLLAGLPVTVPGETVNRLCASGMSAVISAARAIRTDDTSCMIAGGVESMSRAPFVMSKSSAAFARDVQLFDTSIGWRFVNPRMKEMFGTDSMGETAENVAVQYNINRKDQDLFALHSQQKATKANSQGRFNQEITPVLIPRKKGDPLLVSNDEFIKPDTTIEVLSKLKAAFRKEGSVTAGNASGVNDGACALLITNEETLKSSELKPMVRIVSSAVAGVEPRIMGIGPVPAANAALKKAGLTWNQIDIIELNEAFAAQSLACIREWKLDDKDERINPNGGAIALGHPLGMSGARIILTAAHQLILTKKKYALCTMCIGVGQGYAVIIERC from the coding sequence ATGAAACAAGCTTATATAGTTGATGGCATTCGTACACCAGTGGGTAACTATGGTGGCGCATTGTCTTCAGTACGTCCTGATGATATGGCATCACTGGTGATTAAAGAGCTAATGACAAGAAATGCCAGTTTGTCTCCAGAAAAAATTGAAGATGTAATTTTAGGCTGTGCCAACCAAGCCGGAGAAGACAACCGTGATGTGGCTCGTATGGCTGTTTTACTTGCAGGGCTACCGGTGACGGTACCTGGCGAAACTGTGAATCGTTTATGTGCCTCTGGCATGTCGGCAGTAATTAGTGCTGCCCGTGCTATTCGCACAGACGACACCTCTTGTATGATTGCCGGTGGAGTTGAAAGTATGAGCAGAGCACCGTTTGTCATGTCAAAATCTTCGGCAGCCTTTGCACGCGATGTACAACTTTTTGATACCAGTATCGGATGGCGTTTTGTGAATCCTCGCATGAAAGAAATGTTTGGCACCGACTCCATGGGAGAAACAGCAGAAAATGTAGCAGTGCAATATAACATCAACAGAAAAGATCAGGATCTTTTTGCCTTACACTCTCAACAAAAAGCAACTAAGGCAAATAGCCAGGGAAGGTTTAATCAAGAAATAACACCTGTACTCATTCCCCGAAAAAAAGGTGATCCTTTACTCGTTTCAAATGATGAGTTTATTAAACCTGATACCACCATTGAAGTTCTTTCAAAGCTAAAAGCTGCTTTCAGAAAAGAGGGAAGTGTGACTGCTGGCAATGCATCAGGTGTGAATGATGGGGCGTGTGCACTTTTGATTACCAACGAAGAAACACTTAAATCATCAGAACTTAAACCCATGGTGCGCATAGTGTCATCGGCAGTGGCCGGAGTTGAACCCCGTATTATGGGCATAGGCCCTGTTCCTGCTGCCAATGCTGCTCTGAAAAAAGCCGGACTTACCTGGAATCAAATTGATATAATTGAATTAAACGAAGCTTTTGCAGCACAGTCGTTGGCCTGCATCCGTGAGTGGAAACTTGATGATAAGGATGAAAGAATAAATCCGAATGGAGGCGCCATTGCTTTAGGTCATCCGTTAGGAATGTCGGGAGCGCGAATAATTCTAACAGCAGCCCATCAGCTAATACTAACGAAAAAGAAATATGCACTCTGCACCATGTGTATTGGTGTAGGACAGGGCTATGCAGTAATTATTGAAAGGTGTTAA
- a CDS encoding peptidylprolyl isomerase translates to MKNFNALGIILISCLFTNAYAQKKTNSAVAKPTKAVIATTTAVTNDPVLVNVAGQNITRSEFERVYYKNNNKGTANDEKSIRDYMELFINYKLKVKEAESLKMDTSAAFKDELTGYRKQLAQPYLTDKDVNDNLVKEAYNRLQNDVRASHILIKLSSDALPKDTLAAYNRIMKIREKIVKGADFEKMARDSSEDPSAKENGGDLGYFTGLQMVYPFETAAYNTKPGQVSMPVRTRFGYHIIKVSDIRPAVGEIHTAHIMIKVNKTDNDSLQKEAKRKIDEIYAKFKAGEKFDDLAKQYSDDKGSAVNGGVLPWFGTGKMVPEYEKASFALLKDNDVSAPVKSAYGWHIIKRIEKRGIASFDEKKNELKNQIMRDSRNEMGRASLVAKIKKENNFKEFVANKEDYIKSLDTTLADGTYNDSSALKKTKPLFNLAGKEYTEFDFAAYLAKHQTKRKDITSQAIAYSQYENFVTDACIALEESQLDRKYPDFKALMDEYRDGILLFDLTDKMVWSKAVKDTTGLEQFYEKNKNNYMWGERLDAVIYTCKDAAVAKEARKMIKKKKSDSEIAATLNKDSSLNINIKDSKYAKGDNEIIDKLEWKTGLSADMNNNNQVVFVDVKSILAAQPKKLDEARGLITADYQNFLEKSWITELRKKYSYSVNEDVLKSMFAK, encoded by the coding sequence ATGAAAAATTTTAATGCATTGGGAATTATTTTAATTTCCTGCTTGTTCACAAATGCCTATGCACAAAAGAAAACAAACAGTGCTGTGGCAAAACCAACAAAAGCTGTAATTGCCACAACAACGGCAGTAACCAACGATCCTGTTTTAGTTAATGTTGCCGGACAAAACATCACCCGCTCCGAATTCGAAAGGGTTTATTACAAAAACAACAATAAAGGTACAGCAAACGATGAAAAATCCATCAGAGATTATATGGAGCTTTTTATCAACTATAAACTTAAAGTTAAAGAAGCCGAATCGCTGAAAATGGATACTTCGGCAGCTTTTAAAGATGAACTAACAGGCTATCGTAAACAATTGGCTCAACCCTATCTCACCGACAAGGATGTGAATGACAACTTAGTTAAAGAGGCATATAACCGACTGCAAAACGATGTTAGAGCAAGCCATATCCTGATAAAACTAAGCAGTGATGCCCTACCCAAAGATACTTTGGCTGCTTACAACAGAATCATGAAAATCAGAGAAAAAATTGTAAAAGGTGCAGACTTTGAAAAGATGGCTCGTGATAGTTCTGAAGATCCATCGGCAAAAGAAAATGGTGGAGACCTTGGTTATTTTACTGGCTTGCAAATGGTTTATCCATTTGAAACTGCTGCCTACAATACCAAGCCCGGTCAGGTATCAATGCCGGTAAGAACCCGTTTCGGTTATCATATCATTAAGGTAAGTGACATTCGTCCTGCAGTTGGCGAAATACACACTGCGCATATCATGATTAAAGTTAACAAAACTGATAATGACTCTTTACAAAAAGAAGCTAAACGTAAGATAGATGAAATATATGCCAAGTTCAAGGCAGGTGAAAAATTTGATGATTTGGCAAAACAATATTCTGATGACAAAGGCTCTGCCGTAAATGGCGGTGTACTACCTTGGTTCGGAACAGGTAAAATGGTACCGGAATACGAAAAGGCATCTTTTGCATTGTTGAAAGACAATGATGTTTCGGCACCTGTAAAATCTGCTTATGGATGGCATATCATAAAACGTATAGAAAAACGTGGTATAGCATCATTCGATGAAAAGAAAAATGAATTGAAGAATCAGATTATGCGCGACAGCCGTAACGAAATGGGCAGAGCTTCTTTAGTTGCTAAAATCAAGAAGGAAAACAACTTTAAAGAATTTGTTGCCAACAAAGAAGATTATATTAAATCGCTTGACACTACACTTGCCGATGGAACATATAACGACTCTTCAGCATTGAAAAAAACAAAACCTTTGTTTAACCTGGCAGGTAAAGAATATACGGAATTTGATTTTGCAGCATACCTTGCAAAGCATCAAACAAAAAGAAAAGACATCACCTCTCAGGCAATAGCATATTCGCAGTATGAGAACTTTGTGACCGATGCTTGCATTGCACTTGAAGAATCGCAGTTAGATAGAAAATATCCAGACTTTAAAGCATTGATGGATGAATACAGAGATGGTATTTTATTATTCGACCTTACAGACAAAATGGTTTGGAGTAAAGCAGTGAAAGACACCACAGGATTAGAGCAGTTTTATGAGAAAAACAAAAACAATTACATGTGGGGTGAGCGTTTAGACGCTGTAATTTACACTTGTAAAGATGCTGCTGTTGCAAAAGAGGCAAGAAAAATGATTAAAAAGAAAAAATCCGACAGTGAAATTGCAGCAACTTTAAACAAAGATTCATCTTTGAATATAAACATTAAAGACAGTAAATACGCTAAAGGTGATAATGAAATTATTGACAAACTTGAATGGAAGACGGGGTTATCTGCTGATATGAATAATAACAATCAGGTGGTTTTTGTAGATGTAAAATCTATACTTGCAGCACAACCTAAAAAATTAGACGAAGCACGCGGATTGATTACTGCCGACTATCAGAATTTTCTTGAAAAATCATGGATCACTGAATTGCGTAAAAAATACAGCTATTCAGTAAACGAAGATGTTTTAAAATCTATGTTTGCCAAGTAA